ACTAAATTTCTTGTTGAtgttgaatttgatgattgatatTTCTTTGTTATTTTCATTATCCCCGGCAGGTTGTACAAGACTGTTTCAGCCAAATAAGCCTGTGACCAAAGCCCAAGTTGCTGTTGCTCTTGCAACTGGTGAGGCTTTTGACCTAGTAAATGAGGAGCTTGCGCGTATTGAAGCAGAATCAATGGCAGAAAAGGCAGTATCTGCTCATAATGCTTTAGTTGCTGAGGTTGAGAAAGATGTTAATGCTAGTTTTGAGAAAGAGCTTTTAATCGAAAAGGAAAAGATTGATGCTGTTGAAAAAATGGCCGAAGAGACAATGCATGAACTGGAAAGGTTAAGAGCTGAGAGAGAGGCACAGAATATGGCCTTAATGAAGGACCGTGCTGCCATTGATTCAGAAATGGAAGTTCTTTCAAGGTTAAGGCGTGAAGTGGAGGAGCAGTTGGAAAGCCTGATGAATAACAAGGTAGAGATATCATATGAGAAGGAAGTGATTAACAAACTACGAAAAGAAACAGAGGATGAAAGCCAGGAGGTTGTCAGGTTACAGCATGAGCTGGAGGTGGAGAGAAAAGCTTTATCTATGGCCAGGTAAAGAAATGAACTTTATTAGATGCTGCAACACCTAACAGGGAAGAATTGAAAAGATTCTTCTAATATAAATTAGATGCTCTATTTGCAGGATAACATATTCAAGGATATTTAGTGTGAGACTGCTTATGTTTGTTCACTTGCATAAGAATTTGCATCTATCAGATTTGACATGGATTTGTGCTTATCTGCTCAATCTATAAATGTCACTTTTGTTCCAAGTTAGAAGTTAGGaatgaaagttttcaagagagcttTTAATAAAACGGTTCTGttttttattaactaaagaactgaacttaaatagaaaaaagagtcctaatcctaattggaaaaaataattcccttaatataaataaaatattcctagaataAGAATAAAACTTATCTTCCTAAATAAAATTTgtctacctaaataaatttaaaatatattcccaaaatatatgagtttcacatatttcaacaccctccctcaagttggtgcatatatatcaataatgcccaacttgcttacaagaaaatcaaaactTGTTTTAGAGAGCCCTTTGGTGAGTATGTCAACAatctgttgttttgaaggaacaaatgGCATGCACACTTggttttcttcaatcttctccttgCTAAAATGTCTATCAATCACAATATGTTTAGTTCTGTCATGCTGGACTGGGTTGTGAGCAATACTAATGGCAGCTTTGCTATCACAAtacaacttcattggtgaagttattggcttcctcagctcttccataattctttttaaccacatcatttcTCAAATTCCTTGAAccattgatctaaactcagcctctgcactacttcttgctataacactttgttttttgcttcgccaagtcacaaggtttcccTAAATAAATGTACAGTATCTTGATGTAGATATTCTATCTGTTATTGAGCCTGCCCAATCTACATctgtataagcttcaattcctctttgttcagatttcttgaagaataaaCCCTTTCCAGGTGAACTTTTTAAGTATCTTAGAATCCGAAACATTGcttcttcatgttcctccattgGGAAGTAcataaattgactcactaagctcactgcaaaagctatgtctggccttgtatgtgataaagaaattaacttaccaactaatctttagtactgccctttatcaactaatcgaccttctttatttccgaattttacatttggatcaattggtgtgTCGGCTGGGCAGCAACCACTCATCCCAgcctcttttaaaagatcaatcacatattttttctGAGAGACCACAAGACTCTTCTTTGATTGAGCAacttccattccaagaaagtatttcaaaggACCCAAGCCTTTAATCTCAAACTTCAATGCTAGATGCTCCTTGAGACGCCTTATTTCATCCACTTCATCTCTTGTAAGAATGATATGAtcaacataaactataataactgCTATTCTACATTTTTGTGTATGTCGATAGTACATTGTGTGATCAGCTTGCCTTTGTGAGTTATCTTGTTTTTTAACGACTTGGGTTAAACGTTCAAACCAAGCTCAAGGAAACTGCTTCAGACCATAAAAAGATTTATTGAGTTTACATACtctagttttaaaattttcttcaaaaCCTGGAGGAGGATCTATGTAAATttcttcttcaagtttcccatCTAGGAAAACATTCTTCACATCTAGCTGTTGTAAAGACCAATTAAGATTAACAACAATTGATAATAGAACTCTAATGGAATTTAATttggctactggagcaaatgtttcaagataatctaTCCCGTATGTCTGAGTGTACCTTTTAGCCACCAATCAGGCTTTGTATCTATCTAAAAAACCATCcggtttgaatttggttgtgaacacccatttacaacccaCTATTTTTTTTCCTACACGTAATTCCACTGTTTCTCATGTACATGTTTTTTCAAGAGCGCGCATCTCTAAAATAGCCTCCTTCCACTCAGGAACCTATaaagcatctttcacatttttgtGTATTTTCACAGTACCGAGACACGTAACAAAGGCTGAGAATGTCGAAGATAAGGCTTTATAGGATACAAAGTTAGACATGAGATATTTGacaatatttttaatacattttcttttagcaattggaatatctaaatcAGAAAAATCATTGGCTGGATTATGAGCTTTACCTGAACTTTTGACAAGATCTTGTGGGTCagattcttggtgatgaatctggtggattccactttcttgatttcgatttcttcttgagtaaacaattaactcctttatttgttctttattctcatgatcagactctacaccttcatactccttttttattaacaacattaacatcattaatttatGTGTTAATCATAAATTCACCTTCCCCATTATTAGAATCTCTAGGTTGTATATTCCTAgtcttttcttgatcaattataaaaTCTTCCGTACTATAATTCCCGCCCTGAATATTAGAATTAAAATAAGACTGCGgttcaacaaatgtgacatccatggtaacaataattttcctatcaattggatcataacatttgtaacTCTTTTTATTATAAGCATAGCCAACAAAGACATTTTTTTgctctaggatctagtttaccttgATTGTGAAGATGAACCAAAACACTACACCCAAAAACTCAGAAGGATAAATCTGtgatcaatttagagttaggaaagtTATATTTAAAGAGACAAAAAGGAGTTCTATAGTTTAGAGTTTTACTAGGCATTCTAGTAATAAGATATGTAGTTGTTAACAAGGTTTCACCCCAAAGATAAAGTGGTACTtgactagtgaacatcaaggctctagttacttccaaaagatgtcggttttttctttttgtaatccTATTTTGTTGTGGCGTATTTGTACAAGAACTTTAATGGACTATTCCATGTTTGATTAAGAAAACACTTAATTGGTCACTAAAAAATTCCTCACTATTGTCACTTCGAAATAGTTATATTTTCACATCAAATTGTCTTTTCACCATAGCATAAAAAAactgaaacacatttttaactttagacttatcttttaataaaaacacccaacaaaTACGAGTATGATCATTAATAAATATGACAAACCAACATTTTTCCAAAAAAGTTAAACTTTTGAAGGCCCCCAAACATTactatgaattaacgaaaaaggtttggaaactttatatttttgaggtggaaAGAATGACTGATGATGTTTTgctaattcacaaaattcacaaaattcacagtGATATGAATAaggacttttaatttttaaatagatcaggtaacaaatatcttaaatagtaaaaattaggatATCCAAGTCTATAATGCtaaatcataaccttatcaaaatcagaaacaaaatttaaatataaagtagttattggttgacttagatggtcgttgtcaagaaagtaaattccaccaAATTCTTTAGCATTGCCAGTCATCCTCCCTAGGACCATCTCCTGAAATTTACACATAgaggagtcaaatataacatgacaatttaaagactgggataatttactgaccgatataagattacaagctagatttggcacatgtaaaaccaatgaagatgaaattttaacagtGCCTTTCTCGGCTATTGCCGAGAACGACCCTTCTgttactttgatttttttgtttcctGCACAAGTGTGTAAGttgcaaaaagaaaatgactactaatcatgtgatcactagctccagaatcaacgatccatgtgtttgttttacaatgcttgatattgaaaaaaaaaagaaaaatcaatactTGGTTAGGCAAAAGTGGAAAaaggattattggatgagttaggaacagaagaattcatccgaaactgtggtgattgaaaaagcttgtgtagatgctctaattgttccttagtgaatggaGACCCTTCCAGAGAAATTTGGTCCTCATAATTTTCATTAATTGTTTGGAAAGCTCTGCTATCCCCTGATTGTGAACCACGATCATTGCAACTCTTTTTTCTTCCATTCATCGGTTTTCTATGGAGCTTCCAACATGTTTCTCAAGCATGCCAATATTTTTTGCAGTGATCATATCAaggttttttccttttttcactatcatcattatttttaatagttacaaGAGCAAAATTATCATCATTAGCTTCAAACCCTGGTCTTAACATTATTTTTCTCCTTATCTCCTCTCTtctaacctaaaataaaatctcATAGAGTTTTGGAAGCGATTTTTTCTCTAAGATCTGAGATCTCACTTCgtcaaattctttatttaaaccaGCCAGAAACAAATAAGCTCGttcattctcttctttttttataacttttacaccATCTCCGGGACACTCCCATTCATCATTATAACACTGATCAAGTTCTTGCCAAAGAGACATCGTCTCGTCATAATAAAAAGTAACTTCCTTTTCCCCTTACCTAGCTttccaaagttttatttttaacttaaatatATATGAAGCGTTTTCTAAATCTGAATAGGTGTCTTTCATAGCGTCCCAAACATTTTTAATAGtcaggagaaaaaaaaaagggtttaccTACGTATGCTTTCATGGAATTAATAAGCCATGCAATTATCATAGAATTTTTTGACCTCCACTTGCTCATCTTTGGATCACCCACCTATTGTTGCTTGACTTCTCTAGTTAAATGACCTAACTTGTCGTGCCCATCAATTGCTAATTTTACGGACAGCGACCATTCTAGATAATTCTTGTCATTCAGCTTGTGAGATGTCAGCTGAAAAGAAAGGTGAGACGCCTCTATCCCTTGAGTCATTGTACTATTGGTAGTTGTTTCAACGGTAGAACTTTCTTCTTCTGTTTAATTGTTGGATCTCTTATCTCTAGTGAAGGttgttttaaccatgatgttACTAGAGATTTAACCTAACTCAGATGCCATGAAAGTTTTTAAGAGAGTttttaataaaactgttctattttttattaactaaagaactgaacttaaatagagaaaagagtgctaatcctaattgggaaaataattccctttctctaataaactactaaaacttAAACATAGGGAAAATAATTTCcttattttttaataaactattaaaaataaaataaaacatttatagaataagaataaaacttatctacttaaatacatttaaaatatattccCAAAATATATGGCTTTCACATATTTCAACGAGGAACAATGCGTCAGACATGATGTTCATATGTCATGATTTATATTCTTGTTTAATTTACGGAagtatttttcttgaaaatctgTGTTCAAAATGCAAATGTTCTTTTACCTCTGCAACTGCTAAACCAATATATTAAGTAAGATTATCAGTTTAGAAAGACAACCTGGCTTGCTTGCTATTTGAATTATACCCTCTGCCAACTGCTAAACCAATATCTAGCTTGATTCTTTATTATGAATATACTTCTGTATGGCAGTCGAATCAATATTTCTCCTGCATTTCTTATATGCTTCTATGGAAGAATAATTGTTcataattttggctttttcttctcttgGGTTACTGTAAAATCCATTTGGAGATTCAATTATTGTCTTACTGTTTTGCTTCTTTAATTTGTCTGTCGTCGGCTGCTTTAGTTTTTCTGAAAGATATGTTTGACTCAGTTCTGTTATCATTTGAGCATTTAAAGTTCCTAATGATTCAGGGCGTGGGCTGAGGATGAAGCAAAAAGAGCAAGAGAACAGGCAAAAGCCTTAGAGGAGGCTAGAGACCGCTGGGAGAGGCAAGGTATCAAAGTGGTGGTTGATAAAGACCTTCAGGAAGAGACTATAGCAAAAGTTACATGGGTAAATGTAGGGAAGAAAGTCGAAGATGAGGTTGAAGGAACCGTCACCAGGAGTGAAGCTTTAGTGAAGAAGCTCAAGGCATTGGCAAGTGAAGTTAAAGGGAAAACTAGAGAGTTCATCGGTAAGATCATTCAAAAGATACAATATTTTATCTCAATGTTGAAGGAGTGGGCCTCCATAGCAAGCGCAAAAGCTGGAGTTTTGAAAGACAGGGCTGCATTGAGCACAAGGGGATCGGTACAAGAATTGCAGCAAAGCACAGCAGGATTTAGCTTGGCCCTTAAAGAAGGCGCAAAACGGGTGGCCGGTGATTGTCGGGAAGGGGTTGGGAAACTCACTCAGAGGTTCAGAACATAAGTCTCTCCACCTGTGATTTATGTTTTGGCCTTTCTTGGGCACggaaataaagaaattttgcagTTGAGAGGCATGTAATTCATCTCATCTCTGATGAATATGCATTAGAATGAGTGTACTATGTTAATCATTTGTCATTTAAATGAtgtgtaaaagaaaataataagcaatgaaaATTGCTATTTATGTATTTGTTCTTAATAGCACCCGAAAAGTTTCTTGTTGGACATTTAATCATATCTTGAAATctttaaaaacataatttgatGAATAATTGGTATGGTAGCATTAGTAGTCCTTGTACTTCATCAAATCTCCAAACGCTAGTATCTCTATTTTGGTACCTCAActgtcaaaaaaaaatttatttgaatgaCCTGAATTTAAGTAACActaaaagtattttaaataaaagaaaattggaaTATCTTAAACCAAACATTATTATCAAGTAGTGAAAGTTGCATCCACATTGATGTGTGAAGCTGTACTCCATTTTGGGTTGTATCTGGAGCTGTTGCTATCATTCTCAAAACATCATAGTATCtccataattttctttttctatttgcaAACTCCAAagaatgccaaaaaaaaaaataataataaaatcttttATAATCTGCAAAGGCAAgagaatcaaataataataataataataaatccacTTTTTAATTTGGAGATTTGTGGAAGCCATTTGCTTGTTCTGAGCAATGAAGAGGTTCATCTTATCAAGTGTCGAGGTTGCACAACCGTCCAATAATCGAATCTTTAAATCGGGGTTAGGAATGTAAAATCTGACAAAAAATTGTTAGGCCCCAATTCAAAGAATAATATTTTAGTAAGGATCCAGAAAAATCAAAGAACAAGAAACAAACCAAGAACTAAAATCATTTGATTTTTATACAAATATTGGTTGTTTCAGTGTCCATCAGGCTATATACGAGGGTCTTGTACTGCTTTGGTTGACACAACGTTTTAGTTGAATCTAAAAGCAATGTGGCTATGCGTTCCCTTGAGGATTCAGTcgaaatttgattattatttgtaaaagttatattttAGAATATCTTTTTATAGATACTTTGACACTTGTGTGTGTTGAATTCTATGTAATGTCAAATTATTATAAGAATGCATACTCTATATGTCATAATTGCAAGgtaaaatcaataataaattaaCTTCCATAGGGTGTGAGATTTTTAAGTTGTAAAgtttcactaagaatttaatacAAAGAAGTTAACAATCATGGGGAGTTAACAACCATCGGTCGACTTTCTCTCCTATAAATACCTCcacttattttttttctcttcccaTCAAAAGTCCTCTCAAACTCTCTCTAGTAAACttgttattttcttcttttttcgaGAAAAAATGATATCTTGAAGGTTTTAGGAagaaaatataacaaattatGTCTTTAATATGGtatcaatttttaattcaatttttttaaaatttataatcttttatagaaatttttttttaagattttgtgaaattaaatatttttatgttggttttTTAGCGGTTGAAATATGGAGTTATTCGTTTtcaacataatttaaatttttcgGAGGATAATGGATGTATTGTAAAttgcttgaagagtgattgtttacATGTGACATCTATGATAACAAAGTTTATTATGAAATTAGAATTGCTTCCCACCTTGTTGGAAAGATGGAAGCCGATAATGTATACATTCCATTTTTCATATTGAGAAATGACTAACGTTAGAAGATATCACTTTAACATTCGGTTTTTCAATTAACGAGAATGCGATAATCGGAACTAGTAACATCAATATTGAGTATAAATATGATCGGTTATTAAGTGTCGTGTCGTCTAAAAAGAAGAACGAATTAGATGTGAATCAAGTGAAATGTAGATAGTTGGAAAGGCTTCTTAAATTAACTACTTCACATTCAATTGTGGAAGAGATATGGTAGAGCTTAAATGCTTTGGATGGTAAGAGGAATATTGTTGCGAAAATCACTTCCGCAACAAGACACATACCATGTATCTTCTTTACTATAGTTCTTTGAAATGGTCGATTCATTTTGTTGGGGGTTCAATGAGGCCACTTTGGAGGGCAAgtaaatgaaaaacaaaacaaatggtTGTTGCTTTTACAAACATGAACATGGATACGAATGTCGTGATTGGGCTTTATCCTTTCTAACCATGGAAGTTCAAGTATAATTGTATAAAGATTAATTCGATtgtcaatatttatattttcttattgCATTGAATATTTGAATAGATTTACAAGTCAATTGGATCATACATTTATGAAAAAACTAAACTATGGACTAGTTGAATAGataaattttcacataattataTCTGCgtgtttatctttaatttttaaataaaaaaaaattgtaagttGAGGCAATTTAAATAATCCAAATAAACAACGCAAAAACAAATACAACCCGCCAACAATAAACAAGTTAGTGAGATTTTGGCTCTCAAAACCAACTTTAGTTGCATACCTTAATAGTGTTACATACTCATACATTTTGAATGATAATGTTTTCCATTTATagtctaatttttaatttattttgataaataataaaggaaaaattTATCATACACACATATTTGACCTTCCAACTATAAAAGgaaaaatttaacccttaaaacttataaaaattaacaGAGCTCACACACAGATTGCCAGGAgatgaattttataaattttatatttttaatttcttttaaaaagtttCAACTGATATATATTCGAATCAATTGAGTTGTGACAGATACAGTTTGATTTTAAATCCATGGCCCCAGCCATATTCTGCATTTCACTGAATTTTTACGAGTGcataataaacacattttaaatttaaaaaaaaaaaaacttgcagtAATTCATGTAAAGCAGCAAATTTGAGTGCATGATTTTCAGTCTCAAACAAAGTGCTAAACAAAATCTCTAACAGCTACTAAATCAAACCTTCAAGCTTGTCCataaatcaacaaaaataaaagcTTCACTTCTTCTTGTCTCCACCTCCAGGATGATGAGCCCTGCATGCAAATCATCAACATATTCGTAAGACAAAGATATAATTCAATGTCCTctgatataataacatatatatatgttacctCATCTTGCGGAGAACACTCGACATCTCTTCACGCTTCTTCTTGGCTCTCTTGTGAGTTCCCAATTTTCTTTTAGCTACCTTGAGAGCTCGCTTGTCCTTACCAACCTTCAAAAGCTCCGTAATCCTCTTCTCATACGGTGCAAAACCAGCAACTTCCCTTATCAAGTTCCTCACAAAATGGACTCTTTTGCTAGTTTTCTGGGAGAAGAAATAAGATAAATCATGATTTCAACTTCCACTCTAAGATCCAATCCCTTCCAAAAGATTAAATACAAAGAATAACAAAAGACCCAATATGGCTATTCAAAGGTAGTGCTGCCCTTTTTCCATACATTTCCCCCCTTCCCTcttttggtaaaagtatcatgaaagcTCTTATACTAGGactcagattgcattttgctctcTCTACTCAAAAACactcagattgcattttgctctcTCTACTCAAAAACTAGTCAAATTAGTTCATATACATTAGATCAAGGAGCAAACACAagtcttttgttaaaaattcattcatttctactattaaaaaataGTTCCTATACATCAAAATGAGGTACACATgaatcaatttgctctttgatctaagatataaaaactaatttgctcatttcattttttgaataaagGGAGTAAAATGAAATCCAACTCCTAGTATAGGGACCTTCGTGGTATTTTTACCTTTGGGCAAAGGACTAATACATATAATCGTTTACTATTATTCTACAAAAAAAGAACATAATTAGGCATAGGATGCACTTACTCCTTTTCTGTTAGATGGACGTGGAGCCAATTCCTTCTTGGTTACAACATGGCCCTTGTTTAGTCCTACAAAAAGGCCTGTATTTGGCTGCTTGGTGGCCATGCCTGCTTAAGTAaacaaaaaaatcatgaaaaatagaATGAAAAGCACAATATTCGAGGGGCATTTCAATAAGCTATCAAATCTAGATTACCGTCCATTTAGATTTCAACTCATGCTTCAAACATTAGcagatatatatatgattttttaacTTAGGACTCAAAAACCTCtcaaatttcacataatttattaGCATGATTCAgcagtaaaatatatataacactGATTCATGATAATCCCGAATATCTCAAGACCAAGGCTTACtgcaaatgaaattaaaaaagggtttaaaaaactaaaattaatgaagttagaaaaattgaaattaaaacgaAAACAATGTACATAGATATCAAAACCATTACGAAACCAAAGCTTGCGATACATATAAAATGGAAAAGCCAATATGATATAATCTTTAAAAGAAAACCCACGAATGAAAGAAAGGCAGTTAATAAACACAGTTTGAATTCATTGCAATAGCCGAAAGCAGCTAAAGCTGCTTAAATGTTTGAGCACAGTATTTCATTTCCCAAGCAATCAAAGAAGGAAAAGTAttcagaagaagaaagaagcagAGAAGGAGGGTTTAGAGATAGCGCGATTTACCTCTCGAGACGGCGATCTATGGCGGACTAAAGGAGTGTTAGGGTTTTGAGTACGTTGTTCTTAAAGAGTATATATATAAGGGCGAATTGGCAAGTGACTTCCCTCCTAGGGTTGGATTGAAGGCATGATCCAACCCAAAATCACCATTTGCGGCCCAATTGAATGTCTATTTCAacctaaacaaaatttaaaaattgacttTTACTCGCAACGAAATGGTTGATGTGTCGTGCCACGTGtctttcttttataaaattatataaaaacagAACAAGGCAAAGAGAAACAATGGGTTTAGAAGAGGAAAAATAAATTCATCCAACCCAGCTAATAGAAGAAGCCTTCACAAAAATCACATCTCCACAGCTCCTAGATAACCAAACGACCACATGAAGcgtattttaccaaaaatcaaaaaCTTTTCAGTTTCTACTTTCTTCCAGTGTTATGTGATTTTAAGTAGAGGAGAGAAAAGGTAAGAGTTTGGTGGTGCAGTGCGGCACCTTGACTTGCTTGCTCAGTTATTGTTGGGAAGGAGGGGAAGGGGGAGAAAGTGAGGAGAGAAAAGGTAAGagtcatttttttttttttgcatttaatgaaaagtaaaatatttaaacttttctctcttttttaataaaatcttttcaatttttttcataatttgcACCGTAAAACAAAAGAGCCATATGGCATTGCGTGATTGAtccattttttttttaacattagttCATAATTGGGCTAAAGATTATAACCTTTGAATACTTTAGATATTTAAttggaataaaaaaattttaaatatcaaaataaaaatatatattatactttaaaaaacaaatagtgaattaaacctttcaaataaagaaataaatatgaaatattatataatataaagaattaaatatattaaattttgtataaatgaataattaacatataaaaaattatgaataaaaagtACATGTagagaaattatatatatttaaagtaaaCTATATCATTAGTCATTAAACATAAACTATAtcattagttattaaattatgagtaaatttttgttttgatttattaACTAAAAGAGTTGAAATTTAGTCgttgaattattcaaaaaatttcatttaagttGCTGAATTATTGAAAAGTTTTTATGTAAGTTACTGTGTTGTTAatgttttcttttaagttttcttaGCATGTTCCAAGCAATGATTCGACGATTGATATGGTGGATCAATACTCATCGGTGAGTAGAAGAAtgtaccttagatccaagtcgatttgACGGTCCATATAAtagattgaagaaaaaaattgattaaattttagtAAGCAAATTTGTGACGTTCaaaattgtttcataaaaaaaattttaaaagagaaGGGGAAATAAAGTTGTTTAATTGGTGCAACCAGTGCAAATAGAGAAAATCATATAGCATCAATTTTAATAGCTCaaagacttaaatgaaaacttttgaataattcagtgatcaaattgtaacttttttctagttaagtgaccaaaacgaaaaCTTATCCATACATTTATCATacattgaacaaaaaaaaacattaatacgTACGAATATGTCATAacctactttttttttaaatacaatttatgCAAAAATATGTTACTATAATTCTTTTCTTTAAATTGAATCATAAT
This window of the Gossypium hirsutum isolate 1008001.06 chromosome A09, Gossypium_hirsutum_v2.1, whole genome shotgun sequence genome carries:
- the LOC107901788 gene encoding plectin isoform X6 — translated: MKDCNLLTAGTKQQLEPLTALQEVLLASDNETDKSEENESKKALQVHPGKVLIPAVVDQVQGQALAALQVLKVIEADAQPSGLCTRREYARWLVSASGVLSRNSVSKVYPAMYIENVTELAFDDITPEDPDFSSIQGLAEAGLISSTLSNKDLLNDDLGPFYFSPESPLSRQDLVSWKMALEKRQLPEADKKILYQISGFIDIAKINPDAWPAVVADVSAGEQGIIALAFGCTRLFQPNKPVTKAQVAVALATGEAFDLVNEELARIEAESMAEKAVSAHNALVAEVEKDVNASFEKELLIEKEKIDAVEKMAEETMHELERLRAEREAQNMALMKDRAAIDSEMEVLSRLRREVEEQLESLMNNKVEISYEKEVINKLRKETEDESQEVVRLQHELEVERKALSMARAWAEDEAKRAREQAKALEEARDRWERQGIKVVVDKDLQEETIAKVTWVNVGKKVEDEVEGTVTRSEALVKKLKALASEVKGKTREFIGKIIQKIQYFISMLKEWASIASAKAGVLKDRAALSTRGSVQELQQSTAGFSLALKEGAKRVAGDCREGVGKLTQRFRT
- the LOC107901807 gene encoding 60S ribosomal protein L36-3, whose amino-acid sequence is MATKQPNTGLFVGLNKGHVVTKKELAPRPSNRKGKTSKRVHFVRNLIREVAGFAPYEKRITELLKVGKDKRALKVAKRKLGTHKRAKKKREEMSSVLRKMRAHHPGGGDKKK